One window from the genome of Jiangella alba encodes:
- a CDS encoding alpha-L-fucosidase: MTKRTTTQAGSTPGSAGPDLVRRGLLGSMLAVPAIVGAPVTMGLGASPASAAEGRPDVHDPGEVLASLRFGMFVHFNPSSVRGREIGWGRNAYRPGEPPYNQYRDPSVKADPVYDAAYREFLPERDWATKLAATAKAAGMKYLVFTAKHHDGYPNFRTDNVRRSFYTDFARTPMGRSGRDLTREIATATRDAGLKFGIYYSQRDWTQPDYVRGDYAAYYDYMLEHLVQLLTKYGKVDFMWYDHIPYADMAPFRPPLLNTIPRDLQQNILVNDRGYDTMGFEPVPPTLAGDYSTPEQRIGAFDPLRPWESCITITPGVWAWQPDLPTRDMTSVVETLVATSTGDGNLLLNVGPMKTGYIEDAAATTLREVGAWMAEHKASIVGTRGGPYRSGAVGGATYRDKTIYVHITDTIKPFKLRLPALNARVDSVSTLDGRAVPFEEDSNGDLLVDVAGLSKIGPDLVLELPVERKLTPEFATRETLAWHVVKPGTNLAAGKPVRQQSTGHGGVPERAVDGNTNGDWAAGTTTHTEVTREPWWQVDLGGPADLGQVWIYNRTGGDYGLRLSDFWVMASDTDFPPGDLATVRSAPSVTAVRIDGAAGDFRVVDLNGTGRFVRIQLESDNQALSLAEVEVYAR; this comes from the coding sequence ATGACGAAGCGCACGACAACACAAGCGGGCTCCACGCCAGGATCGGCGGGGCCCGATCTCGTACGGCGCGGCCTGCTCGGGTCGATGCTCGCCGTCCCCGCCATCGTGGGGGCACCTGTCACCATGGGACTCGGAGCCTCCCCCGCGAGCGCCGCCGAGGGACGCCCGGATGTCCACGACCCCGGCGAGGTGCTCGCCTCCCTGCGGTTCGGGATGTTCGTACACTTCAATCCCTCCTCGGTCCGCGGTCGCGAGATCGGCTGGGGTCGCAACGCCTATCGGCCGGGCGAGCCGCCCTACAACCAGTACCGAGATCCCTCGGTCAAGGCCGACCCGGTCTATGACGCCGCCTACCGCGAGTTCCTGCCGGAGCGCGACTGGGCCACCAAGCTGGCGGCCACCGCGAAGGCGGCCGGGATGAAGTACCTGGTCTTCACCGCCAAGCACCACGACGGCTATCCCAACTTCCGCACGGACAATGTCCGCCGTTCGTTCTACACCGACTTCGCGCGGACTCCCATGGGACGCTCGGGCCGCGACCTCACCCGTGAAATCGCCACGGCGACCCGCGACGCTGGACTCAAGTTCGGGATCTACTACTCGCAGCGAGACTGGACCCAGCCGGACTACGTCCGTGGCGACTACGCGGCCTACTACGACTACATGCTCGAGCACCTGGTCCAGCTGCTCACCAAGTACGGCAAGGTCGATTTCATGTGGTACGACCACATCCCGTACGCCGACATGGCGCCGTTCCGGCCGCCGCTGCTCAACACGATCCCGCGTGACCTCCAGCAGAACATCCTGGTCAACGACCGCGGCTACGACACGATGGGGTTCGAGCCGGTGCCCCCCACCCTTGCCGGTGATTACTCGACGCCCGAGCAGCGGATCGGCGCCTTCGACCCCCTGCGGCCTTGGGAGTCGTGCATCACGATCACCCCCGGCGTGTGGGCCTGGCAGCCCGACCTGCCGACACGCGACATGACCTCAGTGGTCGAGACGCTCGTCGCCACGTCGACCGGAGACGGCAACCTCCTCCTCAACGTCGGACCGATGAAGACCGGATACATCGAGGACGCGGCCGCGACCACCCTTCGCGAGGTCGGCGCCTGGATGGCCGAGCACAAGGCCAGCATCGTGGGCACCCGGGGAGGTCCCTACCGCAGCGGCGCCGTCGGGGGCGCGACCTACCGTGACAAGACCATCTACGTGCACATCACCGACACGATCAAGCCATTCAAGCTTCGCCTGCCGGCCCTGAACGCCAGAGTGGACTCGGTCTCCACCCTGGATGGACGTGCCGTGCCGTTCGAGGAGGACTCCAACGGAGACCTGTTGGTCGACGTGGCCGGCTTGAGCAAGATCGGGCCGGACCTCGTCCTCGAGCTGCCGGTGGAGCGGAAGCTGACCCCCGAGTTCGCCACCCGCGAGACACTCGCGTGGCACGTGGTCAAGCCTGGGACGAACCTGGCGGCGGGCAAGCCGGTCCGGCAGCAATCCACCGGCCACGGCGGAGTGCCCGAGCGCGCGGTCGATGGCAACACCAACGGCGACTGGGCGGCTGGGACGACCACGCACACCGAGGTGACCCGCGAGCCGTGGTGGCAGGTCGACCTCGGCGGCCCGGCCGATCTCGGACAGGTCTGGATCTACAACCGCACTGGCGGAGACTACGGCCTCCGGCTGAGCGACTTCTGGGTCATGGCCTCCGATACCGACTTCCCGCCCGGGGATCTGGCCACCGTGCGCAGTGCGCCCAGCGTGACCGCCGTCCGCATCGACGGCGCGGCCGGCGATTTCCGTGTCGTCGACCTCAACGGCACGGGCCGCTTCGTGCGCATCCAGCTGGAGTCGGACAACCAGGCGCTCTCTCTCGCCGAGGTCGAGGTCTACGCCCGCTGA
- a CDS encoding sugar ABC transporter ATP-binding protein, translated as MSSPVFVADRLLKRFPGVVALDHASLRVQPGTVHALLGENGAGKSTLIKIMTGVYQPDAGQMLMRGAEVRFANPHDASSRGIGVVHQERNLIPGFSVGENITLQAPPTRFGFVDRAQIRSVAERWLAELELDLDPNTPVSQLSVAQMQLVEIAKALSMRSDFLLLDEPTASSTPSESEKLFTVVRKLRDQGTAVLFVSHKLEEVFEICDEVTVLRDGRAVLESGRLSDYGKDGIVDLMVGRSYQQVTLGQRPPIVALDRAPALELDRVSTASGHRDVSLSVRAGEIIGLYGLVGAGRSELAKAVLGLDRIVGGELLVHGEPVRIHGVGEALHRHRIGYVTENRKEEGVFLTQSVTRNIAVTVWDRLARRLGRVSERDEKALAAELVDRLGIKVASGEQHTGQLSGGNQQKVSLAKWLAARTEILIIDEPTVGIDIRTKGAFHELIWQLASEGLAILLITSDLPEMVTLADRIIVMNDFQLVGEVVNGRGYEAVSTQVIRLIHADEENAA; from the coding sequence ATGAGCAGTCCGGTCTTCGTGGCAGACAGGCTCCTCAAGCGCTTCCCAGGGGTCGTGGCCCTCGACCACGCGTCCCTGCGGGTCCAGCCCGGCACGGTGCACGCGCTGCTCGGCGAGAACGGGGCCGGGAAGTCCACCCTGATCAAGATCATGACAGGCGTGTACCAGCCGGACGCCGGGCAGATGCTCATGCGGGGCGCCGAAGTCAGGTTCGCCAACCCCCACGACGCATCGTCCCGCGGCATCGGGGTCGTGCATCAGGAGCGCAATCTGATCCCGGGCTTCAGCGTCGGCGAGAACATCACGCTGCAGGCGCCACCGACCCGGTTCGGGTTCGTCGACCGCGCCCAGATCAGGAGTGTGGCTGAGCGCTGGCTGGCCGAACTGGAACTCGACCTGGATCCGAACACGCCGGTGTCACAACTCTCGGTGGCGCAGATGCAACTGGTGGAGATCGCCAAGGCACTGTCGATGCGCAGCGACTTCCTGCTGCTGGACGAACCGACCGCCTCCAGCACACCAAGTGAGTCCGAGAAGTTGTTCACCGTCGTCCGCAAGCTCCGCGACCAGGGAACCGCGGTGCTCTTCGTCAGCCACAAGCTCGAGGAGGTCTTCGAGATCTGCGACGAAGTGACCGTGCTACGCGACGGCCGGGCGGTTCTGGAGTCCGGGCGGCTCAGCGACTACGGGAAGGACGGAATCGTCGACCTGATGGTCGGCCGCTCCTACCAGCAGGTCACCCTCGGTCAGCGGCCACCGATCGTGGCGCTCGACCGTGCACCCGCCCTCGAGCTCGACCGAGTGTCGACGGCGTCGGGCCATCGCGACGTCAGCCTGTCGGTCCGAGCTGGCGAGATCATCGGCCTCTACGGACTGGTGGGCGCCGGCCGCAGCGAGCTCGCGAAGGCGGTCCTGGGCCTGGACCGGATCGTCGGCGGCGAGCTCCTGGTCCACGGCGAGCCGGTACGGATCCACGGAGTGGGTGAGGCGCTGCACCGGCACCGCATCGGCTACGTCACCGAGAACCGCAAGGAGGAGGGCGTCTTCCTCACCCAGAGCGTCACGCGCAACATCGCGGTGACCGTCTGGGACCGCTTGGCCCGACGTCTCGGCCGGGTCTCGGAGCGTGACGAGAAGGCGCTCGCGGCCGAGCTCGTCGACCGGCTCGGCATCAAGGTCGCGTCAGGCGAGCAGCACACCGGCCAGCTGTCCGGAGGGAACCAGCAGAAGGTGTCGCTCGCGAAGTGGCTGGCGGCACGGACCGAGATCCTGATCATCGATGAGCCGACGGTCGGGATCGACATCCGGACCAAGGGCGCCTTTCACGAACTGATCTGGCAGCTGGCCAGCGAAGGGCTGGCGATCCTGCTGATCACCAGCGACCTTCCGGAGATGGTGACACTTGCGGATCGCATCATCGTCATGAACGACTTCCAGCTCGTCGGTGAGGTGGTCAACGGACGCGGCTACGAAGCCGTCAGCACCCAGGTCATCCGGCTGATCCACGCCGACGAAGAGAACGCGGCATGA
- a CDS encoding ABC transporter permease yields MRNVAFLRSSEMTLVVICVAGVIGLAVASDGNSLSSNSIRVFLQFLAVPVLIGLAQMVVLAVGELNLAVGAMGGVAAVSSGILMADHGAPAPVAMFAGFGVAILAGLANGLLVVLTRISGFVVTLATFTILTGAQYRLVGTQTVSDYSDAVTSFGRATLLDRIPWIFVVACVVAILVSVFLRRARMGREMLATGGNASAAQLSGVSNDRSLVVAHTLSGAIIGVAAMLTVASSPGVNKSIGADWLLPSFAAPIIGGALLTGGSVVVLGTVLAAFVVRLVDAFRAEFQLEPTWVQFLIGAVVLGTVLLGQARKRRRRRALEPHPEQPTSRKVAAP; encoded by the coding sequence ATGAGGAACGTCGCCTTCCTCCGATCCAGCGAGATGACCCTGGTGGTGATCTGCGTCGCCGGGGTGATCGGCCTCGCGGTGGCCTCAGACGGCAACTCGCTGTCGAGCAACTCGATCCGCGTCTTCCTGCAATTCCTCGCCGTCCCCGTGCTCATCGGCCTGGCGCAGATGGTCGTCCTCGCCGTCGGCGAGCTGAACTTGGCCGTCGGCGCGATGGGCGGCGTCGCCGCCGTGTCCTCGGGCATCCTGATGGCCGACCACGGAGCGCCCGCACCGGTGGCGATGTTCGCCGGGTTCGGGGTCGCGATCCTCGCCGGGCTGGCCAACGGATTGCTCGTCGTGCTCACCAGGATCAGCGGCTTCGTCGTCACGCTGGCGACCTTCACCATCCTCACCGGCGCCCAGTACCGGCTGGTGGGTACCCAGACCGTCTCCGACTACTCCGATGCTGTCACGAGCTTCGGCCGGGCCACGCTGCTGGACCGGATCCCCTGGATCTTCGTCGTCGCATGTGTCGTCGCGATCCTCGTCTCGGTGTTCCTGAGACGCGCCAGGATGGGCAGGGAGATGCTGGCGACCGGCGGCAACGCGTCGGCTGCGCAGCTGTCCGGTGTGTCCAACGATCGCTCCCTCGTCGTCGCACACACCCTGTCCGGCGCGATCATCGGAGTGGCCGCGATGCTCACGGTCGCTTCCTCCCCCGGTGTCAACAAGAGCATCGGCGCCGACTGGCTGCTGCCCAGCTTCGCCGCCCCCATCATCGGCGGCGCGCTGCTGACCGGCGGCTCGGTCGTCGTGCTCGGCACCGTCCTCGCGGCGTTCGTGGTGCGGTTGGTGGACGCGTTCCGCGCCGAGTTCCAGCTGGAGCCCACCTGGGTGCAGTTCCTCATCGGCGCCGTCGTGCTCGGCACCGTCCTCCTGGGGCAGGCCCGCAAACGCCGCCGGCGCCGCGCCCTCGAACCCCACCCAGAGCAACCGACGAGCAGGAAGGTGGCCGCGCCATGA
- a CDS encoding ABC transporter permease, translating into MNSPVTGDTQPVTATADDAAGQETYRREPRWANQRLGLVVVIGLLIVVFGALKPVFFDERLVMFPLLTDVAIYTVVAMSQMVVLSIGHMNLAVGRMAAFSAMFAGMSFDLWGLPFYLGMVIGLVAGAAVGALAGLVIAMMRVNSFVVTLAMDFTLLGLIPLVYARYTEAAAFTTKPPGMAELRQYSMADVCVGDVCGSPAIPQMLLLTLVAMALVGWLYRRAKLGREILMTGANVRAAELSGIPTARRIVFVHALSGTLAGLAGFMLAVDTGSFKASIGTDFLLPSFLGAILGGTLLVGGVVSIIGAALGTTLVLVIRRGLDLLGIGLESLNIYLGVILLLAVSTERVRSMLFRAGGGTR; encoded by the coding sequence GTGAACAGCCCGGTCACGGGGGACACCCAGCCGGTCACCGCGACCGCGGACGACGCCGCGGGGCAGGAGACCTACCGGAGGGAGCCGCGGTGGGCCAACCAGCGGCTGGGCCTGGTCGTCGTGATCGGCCTCCTGATCGTCGTCTTCGGCGCCCTGAAGCCGGTCTTCTTCGACGAACGACTGGTCATGTTTCCGCTGCTGACCGACGTCGCGATCTACACGGTGGTCGCCATGTCGCAGATGGTGGTGCTCTCGATCGGACACATGAACCTCGCGGTCGGGCGCATGGCGGCGTTCTCGGCGATGTTCGCCGGCATGTCTTTCGACCTCTGGGGCCTGCCGTTCTATCTCGGCATGGTGATCGGCCTCGTCGCCGGCGCGGCCGTCGGTGCGCTGGCCGGGCTCGTGATCGCCATGATGCGGGTGAACTCGTTCGTGGTGACGCTGGCGATGGACTTCACCCTGCTCGGCCTGATCCCGCTGGTCTATGCCCGCTACACCGAGGCCGCCGCGTTCACGACGAAACCACCGGGGATGGCGGAGCTGCGCCAGTACTCCATGGCCGACGTCTGCGTCGGCGACGTGTGCGGCTCCCCCGCGATCCCGCAGATGCTGCTGTTGACGTTGGTTGCGATGGCATTGGTGGGATGGCTGTACCGGCGCGCCAAGCTGGGTCGCGAGATCCTGATGACCGGGGCGAACGTCCGGGCAGCGGAGCTGTCCGGCATCCCCACGGCACGACGCATCGTGTTCGTCCACGCCCTGTCCGGAACGCTGGCCGGGCTCGCGGGCTTCATGCTCGCCGTCGACACCGGCTCCTTCAAGGCGTCGATCGGGACCGACTTCCTGCTGCCCTCGTTCCTCGGCGCGATCCTCGGCGGCACGCTGCTGGTGGGCGGAGTGGTCTCGATCATCGGCGCCGCGCTCGGCACGACCCTCGTTCTCGTCATCCGCCGCGGCCTGGACCTGCTGGGCATCGGACTGGAGAGCCTGAACATCTACCTGGGCGTGATCCTGCTCCTGGCGGTCTCGACCGAACGGGTGCGCTCAATGCTGTTCCGGGCCGGAGGTGGAACCAGATGA
- a CDS encoding mandelate racemase/muconate lactonizing enzyme family protein: MARIITADAQLVDIEVEALRTDAIQSFVKQETLVVELETDDGRRGTGYSYTIGTGGRAVLSMLREHLLGQVIGEDADSVEQVWHRLFASTRATAVGAVTSLALAAVDTAMWDLRCQGAGLPLWQAAGGFRRSVPVYDTEGGWLHLDAPTLVEGAVESKKRGLRGVKVKIGKPSGGEDVARLQAVRDAVGSDFPIMVDANQSLTGAEAIRRARLLEPLDLEWIEEPVPADDLGGHVRLARSTSIPVAVGESMYSVSQFREYLAAGAAGIVQVDVARIGGITPWLKVAHLAEAFNVAVCPHFLMELHVSLAAAVPNGRYVEYIPQLRAVTRTELEICDGEAVAPDTVGLGIDWDRDALENGRVA, translated from the coding sequence TTGGCACGGATCATCACGGCCGATGCACAGCTCGTCGATATCGAGGTCGAGGCACTGCGGACCGACGCCATACAGTCGTTCGTGAAGCAGGAGACCCTGGTCGTCGAGCTCGAGACCGACGACGGCCGGCGGGGTACCGGTTACTCCTACACGATCGGGACCGGTGGCCGGGCGGTGCTGTCGATGCTTCGCGAACACCTGCTGGGGCAGGTAATAGGCGAGGACGCCGACTCGGTCGAGCAGGTGTGGCACCGGCTCTTCGCCAGCACTCGGGCCACCGCTGTCGGCGCTGTGACGTCGCTGGCGCTGGCGGCGGTCGACACGGCGATGTGGGACCTGCGCTGCCAGGGGGCGGGTCTTCCCCTGTGGCAGGCCGCCGGCGGGTTCCGCCGGTCGGTCCCCGTCTACGACACCGAGGGAGGCTGGCTGCACCTCGACGCGCCGACCCTCGTCGAGGGCGCCGTCGAGTCGAAGAAGCGTGGCCTGCGCGGTGTGAAGGTGAAGATCGGGAAGCCGTCGGGCGGCGAGGACGTGGCCCGGTTGCAGGCCGTCCGTGATGCCGTGGGTTCGGACTTTCCGATCATGGTCGACGCGAATCAGTCGCTGACCGGCGCCGAGGCGATCCGCCGGGCTCGGCTGCTCGAGCCACTCGACCTCGAGTGGATCGAGGAGCCAGTCCCGGCCGACGACCTGGGAGGCCATGTCCGGCTGGCGCGCTCGACCTCGATCCCGGTCGCGGTCGGGGAGTCCATGTATTCAGTGAGCCAGTTCCGCGAGTATCTCGCCGCCGGCGCCGCCGGCATCGTCCAGGTCGACGTGGCGCGCATCGGCGGCATCACGCCCTGGCTCAAAGTGGCCCACCTGGCCGAGGCGTTCAACGTCGCGGTGTGCCCGCATTTCCTGATGGAGCTGCACGTCAGCCTCGCTGCCGCCGTCCCCAACGGGCGCTACGTCGAGTACATCCCGCAGCTGCGTGCGGTCACGCGCACCGAGCTCGAGATCTGCGACGGCGAGGCTGTCGCCCCCGACACAGTCGGGCTCGGGATCGATTGGGACCGCGACGCGCTCGAGAACGGACGGGTCGCGTGA
- a CDS encoding substrate-binding domain-containing protein, giving the protein MKFSIRATSAVLAAALATATLAGCSTRSGSDDDEAAGNGQTGAGTAELGDASSVQLAVVPGGAHPYFQPWQSAGQAAADDLGLGGFTFNETGEWDQGKQNDALNSLAADGYNAFGIFGVSPTDINTTFADLKSQGFAVASLASCPAGDTNEADFCLSTDVELAAKKAAEAAIEAMGGEGTLVHLTGNNVDSNTQRRIAGVEAAVAEAGGKVELLPAVTDIDVDLGTAQKAVSDLLAAQGDKINAIVTTAYNPAVAAANGVRESGLPIKVVAIDDDQAILDGIEAGDVAATVTQNPVGQVEVGAWVLALLQTGQCSMAEPGVIVDSGSFVVTADTVQSYDQERQAKTEELRTEFEDEHLSCE; this is encoded by the coding sequence ATGAAGTTCAGCATCCGAGCGACGTCTGCCGTACTCGCCGCAGCTCTCGCGACGGCCACCCTGGCCGGCTGCAGCACCCGCAGCGGATCCGACGACGATGAAGCGGCGGGGAACGGCCAGACCGGGGCGGGTACCGCCGAGCTCGGCGATGCGTCGTCGGTTCAGCTTGCCGTGGTGCCCGGCGGTGCTCACCCCTACTTCCAGCCGTGGCAGAGCGCCGGCCAGGCCGCGGCCGACGATCTCGGGCTCGGTGGCTTCACCTTCAACGAGACCGGCGAGTGGGACCAGGGCAAGCAGAACGACGCCCTCAACTCGCTCGCGGCCGACGGCTACAACGCGTTCGGCATCTTCGGGGTCTCCCCCACCGACATCAACACCACGTTCGCCGACCTGAAGTCCCAGGGCTTCGCGGTCGCTTCACTCGCGTCCTGCCCGGCTGGCGACACGAACGAGGCCGATTTCTGCCTCTCCACCGACGTCGAGCTGGCGGCGAAGAAGGCCGCTGAGGCAGCGATCGAGGCCATGGGCGGCGAGGGCACCCTCGTCCATCTGACCGGCAACAACGTCGACTCCAACACCCAGCGCCGCATCGCCGGGGTCGAGGCGGCGGTCGCCGAGGCCGGCGGCAAGGTCGAGTTGCTCCCCGCAGTCACCGACATCGACGTCGACCTCGGCACCGCTCAGAAGGCGGTCTCCGACCTGCTCGCCGCGCAGGGCGACAAGATCAATGCGATCGTCACCACGGCGTACAACCCGGCGGTCGCGGCCGCGAACGGGGTGCGGGAGTCAGGGCTGCCGATCAAGGTCGTCGCCATCGATGACGACCAGGCGATCCTCGACGGCATCGAGGCCGGTGACGTGGCCGCCACGGTGACTCAGAACCCCGTGGGCCAGGTGGAGGTGGGCGCCTGGGTGCTCGCCCTGCTGCAGACCGGTCAGTGCTCGATGGCGGAGCCCGGCGTCATCGTCGACTCCGGTTCGTTCGTGGTCACCGCCGACACCGTGCAGAGCTACGACCAGGAGCGGCAGGCCAAGACGGAGGAGCTCCGGACGGAGTTCGAGGACGAGCACCTGTCCTGCGAGTGA
- a CDS encoding IS110 family transposase gives MSAGQAAAQRRDVAARRAGRAQRAGPEVLVMVDQPASIGALAVAGARTMGIDVAYPPGLAMRCVADLHPGWAKTDARDAQGIADAARTMPHTLRRLSTDDETLAELSVLSGRDRTWPDSPRA, from the coding sequence GTGAGTGCAGGACAAGCCGCTGCCCAACGACGAGACGTCGCTGCACGACGTGCTGGCCGCGCCCAGCGGGCGGGGCCCGAGGTGCTGGTCATGGTCGATCAACCGGCCTCGATCGGCGCACTGGCTGTCGCCGGCGCCCGCACCATGGGCATCGACGTGGCCTACCCGCCTGGACTGGCGATGCGCTGCGTCGCCGACCTGCACCCCGGCTGGGCCAAGACCGATGCCCGCGACGCACAGGGGATCGCCGATGCCGCCCGCACCATGCCGCACACGCTGCGCCGGCTCAGCACCGACGACGAGACCCTCGCCGAACTGAGTGTGCTGTCCGGCCGCGACAGGACCTGGCCGGACAGTCCACGCGCCTGA
- a CDS encoding GntR family transcriptional regulator — protein MVAREPISAGISHAAVKPAARRTLADDVHEQLTALIMDHAIPPNTKVSIDELARQLEVSPTPVREALARFEEAGLVRKESLRGYFTTPLLNRKQVDELFEFRRHLEPWAAARAAELVDDEGAGRLLAELHTVHSVPPGTDYESYKALTAHDTRFHELIFSLADNQVMLAAFQRTNCHLHLFRLFYGTALASPAVSEHSRVADAISAGDPDRARGAMAAHIDLSYNRLKERAQ, from the coding sequence ATGGTTGCCCGCGAGCCCATCAGCGCTGGTATCAGTCACGCCGCGGTGAAGCCCGCGGCGCGTCGGACCCTCGCCGACGACGTCCACGAGCAGCTGACTGCGTTGATCATGGACCACGCGATCCCGCCGAACACCAAGGTGTCGATCGACGAACTCGCACGACAGCTCGAGGTCTCCCCCACGCCCGTGCGTGAGGCGTTGGCCCGCTTCGAGGAGGCGGGCCTGGTCCGCAAAGAATCACTTCGGGGCTACTTCACCACGCCCTTGCTCAACCGCAAGCAGGTCGACGAGCTCTTCGAGTTCCGGAGACACCTCGAGCCGTGGGCAGCCGCACGGGCCGCAGAGCTGGTGGACGACGAGGGCGCCGGGCGCTTGCTCGCCGAGCTGCATACCGTGCACAGTGTGCCGCCCGGCACCGACTACGAGTCGTACAAGGCGCTGACGGCCCATGACACCCGGTTCCACGAGCTCATCTTCTCCCTCGCCGACAACCAGGTGATGTTGGCGGCGTTCCAGCGCACCAATTGCCACCTGCACCTGTTTCGGCTCTTCTATGGCACTGCCCTGGCATCGCCAGCCGTCAGCGAGCACAGCCGAGTTGCCGACGCGATCTCGGCGGGCGATCCAGACCGCGCTCGGGGGGCGATGGCTGCGCACATCGACCTGTCCTACAATCGGCTCAAAGAACGGGCGCAGTGA